One segment of Neobacillus endophyticus DNA contains the following:
- a CDS encoding RBBP9/YdeN family alpha/beta hydrolase, giving the protein MSKQSFLILHGLGGSGPDHWQTWLANELAERNHHVIYPVFPNVDSPDKQVWIEELSTVMKTIPENQPLTVITHSLGCLLWLHFTSIQNNRIAEHVIMVAPPSPQNVIEAANSFFPVPLKNNNLTRTADETLFVHSSNDPYCSLTDAKYYMNIGVPSIVFPNMGHINVESGHGRWDWILEKCLFKDHMKKRVI; this is encoded by the coding sequence ATGAGCAAACAAAGTTTTCTTATCCTGCACGGCCTAGGAGGAAGCGGTCCGGATCACTGGCAAACATGGTTGGCCAATGAACTTGCAGAAAGAAACCACCATGTCATTTACCCAGTTTTTCCTAATGTTGATTCCCCAGATAAACAAGTATGGATTGAAGAATTAAGCACTGTTATGAAGACCATTCCTGAAAATCAGCCTTTAACCGTCATAACACATAGCTTAGGCTGCCTTTTATGGCTTCATTTTACATCAATCCAAAATAATAGGATTGCGGAACATGTCATTATGGTGGCACCACCATCCCCCCAAAACGTGATTGAAGCAGCGAACTCTTTTTTTCCTGTGCCATTGAAAAATAACAACTTAACAAGAACAGCCGATGAAACATTATTTGTTCATTCCTCCAATGATCCATACTGCAGTCTTACCGATGCAAAATATTATATGAATATTGGAGTTCCATCCATTGTTTTCCCTAATATGGGACACATTAATGTTGAATCTGGACATGGCAGATGGGATTGGATTTTAGAGAAGTGTCTTTTTAAAGACCATATGAAAAAGAGAGTGATATAA
- a CDS encoding MurR/RpiR family transcriptional regulator: MFSNDVIASFNDLEVALYDYISKNSDKVIYMRIRDLAKETHVSTSTILRFCRKVDCEGFSEFKVKLKLLLDKKVDIQIKTMDHSLAEFMERTLKGSFDENIHEAAKQIAQSDSVIFIGTGSSGILAEYGARYFSSLGKFSMYIKDPHFPIQSNYLKNSATIALSVSGENRFTVTHINRLKQEGSKIISITNNKQCTISKISDINISYYVTEEWYNHSNITTQIPVVYILEAVARKVHELTKKSDT, encoded by the coding sequence TTGTTTTCAAATGATGTCATTGCTTCTTTTAATGATTTGGAAGTTGCACTGTATGATTATATTTCGAAAAATAGTGATAAAGTGATCTATATGAGAATTCGTGATTTAGCAAAAGAAACCCATGTTTCCACCTCGACGATTTTGCGTTTCTGCCGGAAAGTGGATTGTGAGGGTTTTTCAGAATTCAAAGTGAAGCTTAAGCTTTTATTAGATAAGAAAGTGGATATTCAAATCAAAACAATGGACCATTCACTGGCAGAATTTATGGAACGGACACTTAAAGGAAGTTTTGATGAAAATATCCATGAAGCGGCAAAACAAATTGCCCAATCAGACAGTGTGATCTTTATTGGTACTGGAAGTTCTGGGATTTTAGCAGAATATGGCGCCCGTTATTTTTCAAGCTTGGGGAAATTTTCGATGTATATTAAAGATCCGCATTTTCCAATTCAATCGAATTATTTAAAAAATAGTGCCACCATTGCCTTGTCAGTCTCAGGAGAAAATCGCTTTACTGTTACTCATATAAATCGATTGAAACAAGAAGGAAGCAAAATTATCAGTATCACGAACAACAAGCAATGCACCATTTCAAAAATCTCTGATATAAATATTTCGTATTATGTAACAGAGGAATGGTATAACCATTCTAATATTACTACTCAAATACCGGTTGTTTACATATTGGAGGCAGTGGCAAGAAAAGTACATGAACTTACAAAAAAGAGTGATACTTAG
- a CDS encoding 6-phospho-beta-glucosidase — translation MNNGIKIVTIGGGSSYTPELVEGFIKRYTELPISELWLVDIPAGQEKLNIVGNLAKRMVEKAGLPIKVHLTLDRREALKNADFVTTQFRVGLLDARAKDERIPLKYNVIGQETNGPGGLFKGLRTIPVILDICKDIEELCPDAWLVNFTNPAGMVTEAVLRYSNIKKVVGLCNVPVGIKMRTAEMLGVEPERVQIDFAGLNHMVYGLNVYVDGVSVMDKVIDLMANPDNSMTMKNIKNIGWEPEFIRGLKAIPCPYHRYYYKTSEMLEDEMRAANEEGTRAEVVKQVEKELFELYKNPDLAVKPPQLEKRGGAYYSDAACNLINSIYNDKRDIQPVNTRNNGAIASIPDDSAVEVNCVITKEGPKPISVGDLPVAAKGLVQQIKSFERVVAEAAVTGDYNTALLAMTINPLVPSDQIAKQILDEMLEAHKEYLPQFFSAVEA, via the coding sequence ATGAATAACGGCATTAAAATCGTAACAATCGGCGGGGGTTCCAGTTACACTCCCGAGCTTGTAGAGGGATTTATTAAACGCTATACTGAACTTCCAATCAGTGAGTTATGGCTGGTTGATATTCCCGCAGGCCAAGAAAAGTTGAACATTGTGGGAAATCTGGCTAAACGGATGGTTGAAAAAGCCGGCCTGCCAATCAAAGTTCATTTGACTCTTGATCGCCGTGAAGCTTTAAAAAACGCTGACTTTGTTACTACTCAGTTTCGTGTCGGCCTGCTTGACGCCCGGGCAAAGGATGAAAGAATTCCTTTAAAATACAATGTGATTGGACAAGAAACAAATGGGCCTGGCGGATTATTTAAAGGACTACGAACGATTCCGGTGATTTTAGATATTTGCAAAGACATCGAAGAATTATGTCCTGATGCTTGGCTCGTCAATTTCACAAACCCAGCAGGAATGGTGACCGAAGCCGTGCTTCGCTACAGCAATATTAAAAAAGTGGTTGGTTTATGCAATGTTCCTGTTGGTATAAAAATGAGAACCGCTGAAATGCTCGGGGTAGAACCTGAAAGAGTTCAAATTGATTTTGCTGGGTTAAATCATATGGTTTATGGTTTAAATGTATATGTTGATGGAGTCAGTGTTATGGATAAAGTAATTGATTTAATGGCAAACCCTGACAATTCTATGACGATGAAAAATATTAAAAACATTGGCTGGGAACCTGAATTCATTAGAGGACTTAAAGCCATCCCTTGCCCATATCACCGTTATTACTATAAAACAAGTGAAATGCTAGAGGACGAAATGCGTGCAGCAAATGAAGAAGGTACTCGTGCCGAAGTGGTAAAACAAGTTGAAAAAGAATTGTTTGAACTATATAAAAATCCAGATCTAGCTGTTAAACCGCCACAATTGGAAAAACGCGGCGGTGCATATTATTCCGATGCAGCCTGCAATCTGATTAATTCCATTTATAACGACAAACGCGATATTCAGCCTGTTAATACAAGAAATAATGGGGCCATTGCCAGTATCCCTGATGATTCAGCTGTTGAGGTTAACTGTGTCATCACTAAAGAAGGTCCTAAACCAATTTCTGTCGGTGATCTTCCAGTTGCCGCTAAAGGACTTGTGCAACAAATTAAATCTTTTGAGCGAGTTGTTGCAGAAGCAGCGGTCACAGGCGATTACAATACGGCGCTATTGGCAATGACCATAAATCCTTTAGTACCTTCTGATCAAATTGCGAAACAAATTTTAGATGAGATGCTTGAAGCTCATAAAGAATACTTGCCACAATTTTTTTCAGCTGTTGAAGCATAA
- a CDS encoding zinc-dependent alcohol dehydrogenase: MKAVTYQGIKDVQVKDVKDPSVKNADDIIVKITSSAICGSDLHLIHALIPNLPVDFVIGHEPMGIVEEVGPEVTKLKKGDRVIIPFNVACGHCWYCTHDLTSQCDNGNPHGQGAGFFGYSETTGGYAGGQAEYMRVPFGNFTPFKIPDNCEVPDEKLALLADAVPTAYWSVDHAGVKDGDTVIILGCGPVGLLAQKFSWLKGAKRVIAVDYVGYRLEHAKRTNKVEIVNFEDHENVGDYLLEITKGGADVVIDAVGMDGKMTPLEFLASGMKLHGGAMGAIVIASQAVRKGGTIQITGVYGGRYNGFPLGDLFNRNVDIKTGQAPVIPYLPYLYNMINEGKIDPGDIITHVLPLDQAKHGYEVFDTKQEDCIKVILKP; encoded by the coding sequence ATGAAAGCTGTTACATACCAAGGCATAAAGGATGTACAGGTAAAAGATGTCAAAGATCCTTCCGTAAAAAATGCCGATGATATTATCGTGAAAATTACCTCTTCTGCTATTTGTGGCTCCGATTTACACTTGATTCATGCGTTGATTCCCAATTTGCCTGTAGATTTCGTAATTGGGCATGAACCGATGGGCATCGTAGAAGAGGTTGGACCGGAAGTAACGAAATTAAAAAAAGGTGACAGAGTTATTATTCCGTTTAATGTAGCTTGTGGTCATTGCTGGTATTGCACTCATGATCTAACAAGTCAATGTGATAACGGTAATCCCCATGGTCAAGGGGCAGGTTTTTTTGGTTATTCGGAAACGACTGGCGGTTATGCTGGTGGACAAGCTGAATATATGCGAGTTCCCTTTGGAAATTTTACGCCTTTTAAAATTCCAGATAACTGTGAAGTCCCAGACGAGAAATTGGCATTACTTGCTGATGCTGTTCCAACAGCGTACTGGAGTGTGGATCACGCGGGTGTAAAAGATGGAGATACAGTGATTATTTTAGGCTGCGGACCAGTGGGTTTATTAGCCCAAAAGTTCTCTTGGTTAAAAGGGGCAAAGAGGGTAATTGCTGTTGATTATGTAGGATACCGGCTAGAACATGCTAAACGAACAAATAAAGTGGAGATTGTTAACTTTGAAGACCATGAAAATGTTGGAGATTATTTGCTGGAAATTACAAAGGGGGGGGCTGACGTTGTCATTGATGCAGTAGGAATGGATGGAAAAATGACACCGTTGGAATTTTTAGCTTCAGGCATGAAACTTCACGGCGGAGCAATGGGGGCCATCGTCATTGCCAGCCAAGCCGTCCGAAAAGGCGGAACGATTCAGATAACAGGTGTTTACGGGGGCAGATATAATGGCTTTCCACTTGGAGATCTTTTCAACCGGAATGTAGATATAAAAACAGGGCAGGCTCCTGTTATTCCCTATCTGCCTTATTTATATAACATGATTAATGAAGGTAAGATCGATCCTGGCGACATCATTACACACGTGCTTCCGCTGGATCAGGCAAAACATGGATATGAAGTATTTGATACGAAACAAGAGGATTGTATAAAAGTAATTTTAAAACCATAA